Proteins from a genomic interval of Clostridium cochlearium:
- a CDS encoding NUDIX hydrolase — MIFLSERLVYNGWMKLYKRAIGNKEYEILKNHDAVSAIVLNEFNEILLVKQFRPSVMKETLEIPAGLLDVEGESEEECIVRELEEETALKVDKNNLERIVSYKPILGFSESNMTMFKIKIKKEDFNSSKIKDVDVTEGIWTSFKELEDKINLGEIIDDKTIMAYFYLKSSN; from the coding sequence GTGATTTTTTTGAGTGAAAGGTTAGTATATAATGGATGGATGAAATTATACAAAAGAGCTATTGGAAATAAAGAGTATGAAATTTTAAAAAATCATGATGCAGTTTCAGCTATAGTTTTAAATGAGTTTAATGAAATATTACTTGTAAAACAATTTAGACCTTCAGTAATGAAAGAAACATTAGAAATACCAGCTGGACTTTTAGATGTTGAAGGTGAATCAGAAGAAGAGTGTATAGTAAGAGAACTAGAAGAGGAAACAGCTCTAAAAGTAGATAAAAACAATTTAGAGAGAATAGTTTCTTACAAACCAATACTTGGATTTAGTGAAAGTAACATGACTATGTTTAAAATTAAAATTAAAAAAGAAGACTTTAATTCTAGTAAAATTAAAGATGTAGATGTAACGGAAGGAATATGGACTTCTTTTAAAGAATTAGAAGATAAGATAAATTTAGGAGAAATTATAGATGATAAAACTATAATGGCATATTTTTATCTTAAAAGTAGTAATTAA
- a CDS encoding GerMN domain-containing protein has translation MKKFIALLIVPFLFLVSCNKPKISEPNSKNENTASNKEVLNYTVKDFYPFKENVRLKYKGEGNEYADKDIYTDFIKENRIQIREVNPGTTSAKVVEIKDGELRLITTKSEFYYRDNIIDTDNKEYEVLLKEPFKEGTSWNLPNGDKRYISSTDKEIEVPYGKYKAIEVTTEGKNYKNFDYYVKDIGLVKSLYSSDGMEVKSELEYVKDNVPVVQTVKFYHYNAATDKIVFVKNKLNFNTNDTVISQIEPYFKKSPAEELSPLINSDIKINKIFLDRSTNTVNVDFSDNFVKAMNVGGGVETSILTCITNTLCNYYNVDKAYITLGGKPYSSGHILLNEGETFKVDYNNISEYTKTK, from the coding sequence ATGAAAAAATTCATAGCATTATTAATTGTTCCATTTTTATTCTTAGTTTCTTGTAACAAACCTAAAATATCAGAGCCTAATTCTAAAAATGAAAATACAGCCTCTAATAAAGAGGTATTAAATTATACTGTTAAAGATTTTTATCCATTTAAAGAGAATGTAAGACTTAAATATAAAGGTGAAGGTAATGAATATGCTGATAAAGATATTTATACTGACTTTATAAAGGAAAATAGAATTCAAATAAGAGAAGTAAATCCTGGAACTACTTCAGCTAAGGTAGTAGAAATTAAAGACGGAGAATTAAGACTTATAACTACTAAATCAGAGTTTTATTATAGAGATAATATAATAGATACCGATAATAAAGAATATGAAGTTTTATTAAAGGAACCTTTTAAAGAAGGGACCTCTTGGAATCTTCCAAATGGAGATAAGAGGTATATATCCAGCACAGATAAAGAAATAGAAGTACCCTATGGAAAATATAAAGCTATAGAGGTAACTACAGAAGGTAAAAATTACAAAAACTTTGATTACTATGTAAAAGATATAGGATTAGTTAAGTCTTTATATTCTTCTGACGGAATGGAAGTTAAATCCGAACTAGAATACGTAAAAGATAATGTTCCTGTAGTTCAAACTGTAAAGTTTTATCATTATAATGCCGCTACAGATAAAATTGTTTTTGTAAAAAATAAATTAAATTTTAATACTAATGATACTGTTATATCTCAAATAGAACCATACTTTAAAAAATCACCTGCTGAAGAATTAAGTCCATTAATTAATTCTGATATCAAAATTAATAAAATTTTCTTAGACAGAAGTACTAATACAGTAAATGTAGATTTCTCAGATAATTTTGTTAAAGCTATGAATGTAGGTGGAGGAGTTGAAACATCTATTCTAACATGTATAACTAATACTCTTTGCAATTATTATAATGTAGATAAGGCTTATATAACATTAGGTGGTAAACCTTATTCTTCTGGTCACATTCTTTTAAATGAAGGCGAAACCTTTAAAGTGGATTATAATAATATAAGCGAATACACTAAAACTAAATAA